From Longimicrobium sp., the proteins below share one genomic window:
- a CDS encoding BrnA antitoxin family protein, producing the protein MKDEYDFSMGRRGAIDPTPAGKTRITIRLDNEVLDWFRAQVDAAGGGNYQSLINSVLRDHVRNAAEPLEETLRRVLREELRQS; encoded by the coding sequence ATGAAAGACGAGTACGATTTCAGTATGGGACGGCGAGGCGCAATCGACCCCACGCCTGCGGGAAAGACACGAATCACCATCCGTTTGGACAACGAGGTGCTGGATTGGTTTCGCGCGCAGGTGGATGCGGCGGGTGGCGGCAACTACCAGAGCCTGATCAACTCGGTCCTGCGGGACCACGTGCGCAACGCGGCCGAACCGCTGGAAGAGACGCTTCGCCGCGTGCTACGCGAGGAACTGCGGCAGAGCG
- a CDS encoding BrnT family toxin — protein MRYEWDPKKARSNAAKHGVRFADAVGALQDEDAITVEDPHPEEERYATIGTDSLGRIVVVVYTWRGIGTVRLISARRASRTERVLYDRGDR, from the coding sequence ATGCGATATGAATGGGACCCGAAGAAGGCACGCAGCAACGCCGCGAAGCATGGAGTTCGGTTTGCTGACGCCGTAGGTGCGCTGCAAGACGAGGACGCGATCACGGTGGAGGACCCACACCCAGAGGAGGAGCGCTACGCCACGATCGGCACAGATAGCCTGGGCCGAATCGTCGTGGTGGTTTACACGTGGCGAGGAATAGGAACAGTGCGCCTGATTTCCGCGCGCCGGGCGTCGCGGACAGAGCGAGTTCTCTACGATCGAGGCGACCGATGA